One part of the Bacteroidia bacterium genome encodes these proteins:
- the thrA gene encoding bifunctional aspartate kinase/homoserine dehydrogenase I, which yields MKILKFGGSSVASAERIDNVARIIQSYVARGEKFAVVVSAMGGMTDLLIEMSEIAASGSMEYKEKLEYFSGKHREVVNNLIKDYKGYEAILQEIIEGQLELGNLLYGLYLTRDLTPRTLDYIQSFGERSCAFMLSEVLNSYGTAAKFVNARLLVKTDHNYGAAKVSFPETTRNIQQHFVDNPNKVSIITGFIASTEDGITTTLGRGGSDYTAAIFGSAVDAEEIQIWTDVDGVLTADPRKVSQAFPVATMSYEEALEMSHFGAKVIYPPTILPALEKRIPIRIKNSFNPDADGTLISNNPDPYETTVKGITSISDISLLTLEGGGIFSASAMAARLFNVLAINKINSILITQGSSQHSISFAIKPGKKVLAKKVIEKEFELEIAAKLVKPVRIVDDLAVIAAIGDNMKSRPGISGKLFQALGKNGINVIVTAQGSSERNISVVIKKEDEAKALVAVHDVFFLSKFYTLNLFFVGVGLIGGELISQIKQQAAYLREHLYVEVRIVGMANTKRMLFNPAGISLDNWEEELHASETVSNLRNFVDRMKEMNLANSVFVDNTALDDIRLVYPEILASSISISTPNKVAVSSSYESYQQLKKIADEHSVKFFYEANVGAGLPVLTTLTDLINSGDRILKIEGVLSGSLSFIFNSFNGERPFSDIVKEAGERGYTEPDPRIDLSGKDVARKLLILARESGFKMEFDDIEVENILPQACLDAKDVDAFMVELEKANDHFAAIQKAAADEGKVLRFIATLENGKAFISLQSMDESNPFYNLSGSDNMIVFTTQRYKDRPLVIKGPGAGAEVTAAGVFAEILRVGYYLS from the coding sequence ATGAAAATTTTAAAATTTGGGGGCTCATCTGTTGCAAGTGCAGAAAGAATAGACAATGTTGCCCGTATCATCCAGTCTTATGTCGCAAGAGGAGAGAAATTTGCCGTAGTAGTTTCTGCTATGGGTGGGATGACGGATTTGTTGATTGAAATGAGCGAGATTGCTGCTTCGGGCAGTATGGAGTACAAAGAGAAACTCGAGTATTTCTCCGGAAAACATAGAGAAGTTGTAAATAATCTGATCAAAGATTATAAAGGCTATGAGGCCATTCTGCAAGAGATTATAGAAGGACAGCTTGAGCTGGGTAATTTGCTCTACGGTCTTTATCTGACCCGAGATTTGACCCCTCGTACACTTGATTATATTCAGAGTTTTGGAGAAAGGTCATGTGCATTTATGCTCAGTGAGGTGCTGAATAGCTATGGCACTGCTGCTAAGTTCGTAAATGCCCGATTGCTGGTAAAAACAGATCATAACTATGGGGCTGCGAAAGTTTCTTTCCCTGAAACTACTCGTAATATTCAACAGCATTTTGTTGATAATCCCAACAAAGTGTCCATTATTACCGGCTTTATTGCTTCTACAGAAGATGGGATAACTACTACTTTGGGGCGAGGCGGATCTGATTATACAGCTGCGATATTTGGTTCGGCTGTAGATGCGGAGGAAATCCAGATTTGGACAGATGTGGATGGCGTCCTTACGGCTGATCCCCGTAAGGTGTCTCAGGCTTTTCCTGTGGCAACTATGAGTTATGAGGAAGCTCTGGAAATGTCCCATTTTGGGGCCAAAGTCATTTATCCTCCGACTATCCTTCCTGCTTTAGAAAAAAGAATTCCGATTCGAATCAAAAATAGTTTTAATCCGGATGCGGATGGAACCCTGATTAGCAATAATCCTGATCCATATGAGACCACAGTTAAAGGAATCACTTCTATAAGTGATATTTCCTTGCTGACTCTGGAAGGAGGAGGAATATTTAGTGCCTCTGCTATGGCTGCCAGACTATTCAATGTCCTGGCTATTAATAAAATCAACTCTATCCTGATTACGCAGGGCTCTTCTCAACATTCTATTTCATTCGCCATAAAACCGGGGAAGAAAGTCCTGGCAAAAAAGGTGATAGAAAAGGAATTTGAACTTGAGATTGCGGCTAAACTGGTTAAGCCGGTTCGCATAGTAGATGATTTGGCGGTTATCGCAGCGATAGGAGATAATATGAAATCCCGTCCGGGAATTTCAGGCAAGCTCTTCCAGGCTTTGGGTAAAAATGGAATCAATGTGATCGTAACGGCTCAGGGATCCTCTGAACGGAACATCTCTGTGGTTATTAAAAAGGAAGATGAGGCCAAAGCTCTGGTGGCAGTTCATGACGTATTCTTCCTCTCAAAATTTTACACCCTCAATCTCTTTTTTGTCGGTGTAGGTTTGATTGGGGGAGAACTTATCTCACAGATCAAGCAACAAGCAGCCTACCTAAGAGAACATCTTTATGTAGAGGTTAGAATCGTAGGAATGGCCAATACCAAGCGGATGCTCTTTAATCCAGCTGGAATCTCTCTGGATAATTGGGAAGAGGAGCTGCATGCATCTGAAACGGTCTCAAATCTGAGAAACTTTGTGGACAGGATGAAGGAGATGAACCTGGCCAATAGTGTTTTTGTGGATAATACTGCCCTGGACGACATCAGACTCGTTTATCCGGAAATCCTCGCATCTTCTATCTCAATCTCTACGCCTAATAAGGTGGCTGTTTCAAGTTCTTACGAATCTTACCAGCAATTGAAGAAGATTGCGGACGAACATAGTGTGAAATTCTTTTATGAAGCTAATGTAGGAGCAGGACTACCCGTATTGACTACGCTTACAGACCTTATCAATAGCGGAGATAGAATTCTGAAAATCGAAGGGGTTCTCAGTGGCTCTCTATCCTTCATTTTCAATTCATTCAATGGCGAAAGACCCTTTAGCGATATTGTTAAGGAAGCAGGGGAAAGAGGCTATACTGAGCCTGATCCGCGTATAGATTTGAGTGGAAAGGATGTTGCAAGGAAATTGTTGATCCTTGCCAGAGAATCAGGCTTTAAAATGGAGTTTGATGACATTGAGGTAGAAAATATTCTCCCTCAGGCTTGCCTGGATGCAAAGGATGTTGATGCCTTTATGGTAGAACTGGAAAAAGCCAATGATCATTTCGCAGCCATACAAAAAGCTGCGGCCGATGAAGGCAAGGTGCTGAGATTTATAGCTACCCTTGAAAATGGGAAGGCCTTTATTTCTCTGCAAAGTATGGACGAAAGCAATCCTTTCTACAACCTTTCCGGCAGTGATAATATGATAGTCTTTACCACCCAACGCTACAAAGACAGACCCCTTGTGATCAAAGGGCCAGGAGCTGGAGCCGAAGTTACAGCTGCAGGTGTCTTTGCAGAGATTTTACGGGTAGGATACTATCTTTCCTAA
- a CDS encoding histidine phosphatase family protein: MLDLYFLRHGETDYNRQGIVQGSGVDSDLNENGRKQAQHFFEAYQHMKFDRIYASKLKRTHQTLAPWKSQGYEFHTTEALNEFSWGVHEGLKPSPEQRAHFFETIGKWKTGNVDITVEGAETPRIAWDRARTFFEELPRIHSKGQILLCSHGRQLRIILSQFLAYGFERMEEFPHKNTALTLVRIHPDMRKELVFQDKYSHLPETPLKSISASHKPS; the protein is encoded by the coding sequence ATGCTTGATCTATACTTCTTACGACACGGAGAAACCGATTATAACCGACAAGGAATTGTTCAGGGTTCAGGAGTTGATTCTGACTTGAATGAAAATGGCCGTAAGCAAGCGCAGCATTTCTTCGAGGCTTATCAGCATATGAAGTTTGACAGGATATATGCAAGCAAGCTCAAAAGAACCCATCAAACCCTTGCTCCCTGGAAAAGTCAGGGATATGAATTTCATACAACAGAAGCCTTAAATGAATTTAGCTGGGGCGTTCATGAAGGATTAAAGCCTAGTCCCGAGCAGCGGGCCCATTTCTTTGAAACAATCGGCAAATGGAAAACTGGTAATGTCGATATAACTGTCGAAGGAGCAGAAACCCCAAGGATTGCCTGGGATCGAGCGAGAACATTTTTCGAGGAACTTCCAAGGATTCATTCAAAGGGGCAAATTCTACTTTGTTCCCATGGGCGTCAATTGCGAATCATCCTTAGTCAGTTTCTGGCATATGGCTTCGAAAGAATGGAAGAATTTCCCCATAAGAATACAGCCCTTACATTGGTCAGAATACATCCTGATATGCGTAAAGAACTGGTTTTTCAGGACAAATACAGTCATTTACCTGAAACTCCCCTAAAAAGCATATCAGCTTCACATAAACCCTCCTGA
- a CDS encoding cytochrome c, with the protein MKNYILPLLFGLQAIILILCLTGFTLLKDELLNQISAPQETSQHATSPEKGGSGIVFEDEQLAISWRNGKQIFESNCTTCHTLNRQSIGPKLGDLCGKYNASDKDWLKRWISNSPRMIFDDKDPRAIALWEANNKAAMNAFPGFSDQQLDDILFYLSPECFGN; encoded by the coding sequence ATGAAGAATTATATACTCCCCTTGTTATTCGGCCTGCAGGCCATTATTCTCATTCTTTGTCTTACAGGATTTACCCTCCTTAAAGATGAACTCCTAAATCAAATCTCTGCACCTCAGGAAACTTCACAGCATGCCACTTCGCCCGAAAAAGGTGGAAGTGGAATTGTATTCGAAGATGAGCAACTTGCTATCTCCTGGAGAAACGGAAAGCAGATTTTTGAAAGCAATTGTACCACTTGTCATACGCTCAATAGACAGTCTATTGGCCCAAAGCTTGGAGATTTATGTGGTAAATACAATGCTTCCGATAAAGACTGGTTAAAACGCTGGATCAGCAATAGCCCACGAATGATCTTTGATGATAAAGATCCCCGGGCCATCGCCTTATGGGAAGCCAATAATAAAGCTGCTATGAATGCTTTTCCAGGGTTCTCGGATCAGCAATTGGATGATATTTTATTTTACCTCAGTCCCGAATGCTTTGGGAATTAG
- the mqnE gene encoding aminofutalosine synthase MqnE: protein MNLLSYLSSNNKVERREKEIAEKVLNKVRISDEDALYLYTKPELSFVGMLANHIRTERHGKKTYFNRNFHVEPTNVCIYTCTFCSYSRLIKKREEGWEFSMDEILDQVKAYDDQPVTEVHIVGGVLPQYNYQFYLDLYKAIKAHRPELHIKALTPVEYHYIFKKAKVSYREGMQAMVDAGLDSMPGGGAEIFDKEIRKEIAGGKCSSAEWLEMHQILHELGHRSNATMLYGHVENHAHRVDHMRRLRELQDITGGFQTFIPLKFRNQNNQLSHLDEVSVLEDLRNYALGRIYLDNFDHVKAYWPMIGKKTAQLSLSYGVNDLDGTIDDTTKIYSMAGAEDQNPSLSTGELVDMIRRAGKEPIERDTLYGIVNDFSDPELIVQ from the coding sequence ATGAATCTTCTCAGCTATCTCAGCAGCAATAACAAGGTCGAAAGACGAGAAAAAGAAATTGCCGAAAAGGTATTGAACAAAGTGCGTATCTCGGACGAGGACGCACTTTATTTGTATACAAAACCAGAGCTCTCTTTTGTGGGTATGTTGGCCAATCACATACGTACAGAGCGACATGGCAAAAAGACCTATTTCAATCGCAATTTTCATGTCGAGCCTACTAATGTCTGTATTTATACCTGTACCTTCTGTTCTTATTCTCGGCTAATCAAAAAACGAGAAGAAGGATGGGAGTTTAGCATGGATGAAATTCTGGATCAGGTCAAAGCTTATGATGATCAGCCGGTAACCGAGGTGCATATTGTAGGAGGAGTTTTGCCTCAATACAATTATCAATTTTACCTTGATTTATATAAAGCCATCAAAGCCCACAGGCCCGAATTGCATATCAAAGCACTCACCCCTGTTGAGTATCACTATATCTTTAAAAAGGCGAAAGTTTCTTATCGGGAAGGGATGCAAGCCATGGTAGATGCGGGTTTGGATTCTATGCCAGGAGGCGGAGCTGAGATTTTTGATAAGGAAATTCGAAAAGAGATAGCAGGAGGAAAGTGTAGTTCTGCAGAATGGTTGGAGATGCACCAAATTCTTCACGAATTGGGACATCGCTCTAATGCGACTATGCTTTATGGCCATGTAGAGAATCATGCCCATCGGGTTGATCATATGAGGAGGTTGAGGGAGCTACAAGATATAACGGGAGGTTTTCAAACTTTTATTCCCCTGAAATTCAGAAATCAGAATAATCAGCTTAGTCATTTAGATGAGGTTTCTGTTCTGGAAGATTTGCGTAATTATGCTTTAGGCAGGATTTATCTGGACAACTTTGATCATGTGAAAGCCTACTGGCCTATGATCGGTAAGAAGACTGCACAGCTTTCCCTTTCATATGGAGTTAATGATCTGGATGGGACCATAGATGATACGACCAAAATCTACTCTATGGCGGGTGCAGAAGATCAAAACCCTTCTTTAAGCACCGGAGAATTGGTTGACATGATTCGAAGGGCTGGAAAAGAACCCATCGAGCGGGATACCCTCTACGGAATCGTTAACGACTTTAGCGATCCCGAGCTTATCGTTCAATAA
- a CDS encoding TrpB-like pyridoxal phosphate-dependent enzyme: MKNRKITLSEKEIPDKWYNIIADMPNKPLPPLHPGTKEPIGPDALAPLFPMELIKQEVTAEKWVDIPDEVRNIYSMWRPTPLYRAYNLEKVLDTPAKIYYKYEGVSPSGSHKPNTAVPQAYYNKQEGIKRITTETGAGQWGSALAFACNIFDMECEVYMVKLSYHHKPYRKIMMNTWGAKVFPSPSEATEAGRKVLAADPNTTGSLGIAISEAVERAASNEDTKYALGSVLNHVKLHQTIIGQEAVKQMEKAGDMPDIVIAPFGGGSNFAGLAFPFLRLNLEGGHNIRCIASEPTSCPKLTRGVFRYDFGDTVGMTPLLPMYTLGHNFVPAPIHAGGLRYHGAGVIVSQLLKDKLIEAVAHDNIEVFEAGVTFAKAEGIVAAPEATHGIATAIAEAKKCKEEGVSRTILFNLCGHGNFDMKAYEDYFAGKIVRHELTTEDIERSLAELDTPTI, from the coding sequence ATGAAAAACCGAAAAATCACCTTGAGTGAAAAGGAGATCCCGGACAAATGGTACAACATCATTGCCGACATGCCCAACAAACCTCTCCCGCCCTTACATCCCGGAACCAAAGAACCCATCGGTCCGGATGCATTGGCGCCCCTTTTTCCTATGGAGCTTATCAAACAGGAAGTAACAGCTGAAAAATGGGTGGATATCCCGGATGAGGTGAGAAATATTTACTCAATGTGGCGTCCAACTCCTTTGTATCGAGCCTACAATCTTGAAAAGGTTCTGGATACACCTGCCAAGATCTACTACAAATATGAAGGAGTAAGTCCTTCCGGTTCTCACAAACCCAATACGGCTGTTCCTCAGGCTTACTATAATAAGCAGGAAGGGATCAAGCGTATTACCACAGAAACCGGAGCCGGACAGTGGGGGAGTGCCCTCGCTTTTGCCTGCAACATCTTTGATATGGAATGTGAGGTATATATGGTAAAGCTTTCCTACCATCACAAACCCTATCGAAAGATCATGATGAATACCTGGGGCGCCAAAGTCTTCCCTTCGCCTTCAGAAGCAACAGAAGCAGGGCGTAAGGTCCTGGCCGCAGATCCGAATACAACAGGTTCTTTAGGAATAGCGATATCTGAGGCAGTGGAAAGAGCAGCCTCTAATGAGGACACCAAATACGCTTTGGGCAGTGTGTTGAACCATGTAAAACTGCATCAAACGATTATCGGGCAAGAAGCTGTCAAGCAAATGGAAAAAGCCGGAGATATGCCGGACATTGTGATTGCTCCCTTTGGTGGAGGCTCCAATTTTGCAGGCCTGGCCTTTCCCTTCCTGCGTTTAAACCTGGAAGGGGGACACAACATCCGCTGCATAGCCAGCGAACCTACTTCCTGTCCCAAGTTGACAAGAGGGGTTTTCCGCTACGACTTTGGTGATACGGTGGGCATGACTCCTCTATTGCCCATGTACACCCTGGGACATAATTTCGTGCCTGCACCTATACATGCAGGAGGATTGCGCTACCATGGAGCAGGAGTGATCGTAAGTCAATTGTTGAAAGACAAATTGATTGAGGCTGTGGCTCATGATAATATTGAGGTATTTGAAGCTGGGGTAACCTTCGCCAAAGCTGAAGGAATAGTAGCAGCACCTGAAGCCACTCATGGTATTGCTACTGCAATAGCTGAAGCGAAGAAGTGTAAAGAGGAAGGAGTTTCCCGAACGATCTTATTCAACCTTTGTGGACATGGCAATTTTGACATGAAAGCCTATGAGGATTATTTTGCTGGAAAGATTGTGAGGCATGAATTGACCACTGAAGATATTGAAAGATCATTAGCTGAGTTGGATACCCCAACGATTTAG
- a CDS encoding SRPBCC family protein, with protein MPILEHSLEISAPIERVFDLSRSIDLHQITASHTGERAVAGRTEGLIELGESVSWRAKHLGIWQQLTSKITALKYPDYFCDEMQAGAFESFKHEHFFTTTQTGTLVRDRFSYRSPLGILGKIADILFLKRYMHNFLYQRNLIIKRYAESELWKEILEIDKANNAG; from the coding sequence ATGCCCATCCTCGAACATAGTCTGGAAATATCAGCACCGATCGAACGGGTATTTGACCTCTCTCGCAGTATAGACCTCCACCAAATTACAGCTTCTCATACAGGAGAAAGAGCAGTGGCAGGAAGAACTGAGGGATTGATAGAATTGGGGGAAAGTGTGAGCTGGCGAGCTAAACATCTGGGAATTTGGCAGCAGTTGACATCCAAAATCACTGCGCTGAAATATCCGGATTACTTCTGCGACGAGATGCAAGCGGGTGCTTTCGAATCCTTTAAACACGAACATTTTTTCACCACAACTCAAACTGGAACTTTGGTTCGAGATCGCTTTAGCTATCGGTCTCCACTGGGAATATTAGGCAAAATAGCAGATATATTATTTCTCAAACGCTATATGCACAATTTCCTCTACCAAAGAAATCTGATCATAAAACGCTATGCAGAATCAGAGTTATGGAAAGAAATTTTAGAGATCGACAAGGCAAATAATGCAGGATAA
- the nuoE gene encoding NADH-quinone oxidoreductase subunit NuoE, protein MDKNDYIFTQEEIAEIQKHVAKYPDRKSAVMPALWIAQEKFGWLSLEAIKLVATTIDIPYAHVYGVASFYTMYFKKPVPKHLIEVCTCFSCHEVGGPEMLSYVKEKIGADEKGFGKDGKIWARAAECLGACDTAPMCQVSNKHYRHHLTKEKVDTLIAQLEKDENLSYEKIPLNDQSILD, encoded by the coding sequence ATGGACAAGAACGACTACATCTTCACGCAAGAGGAAATCGCTGAGATCCAGAAGCACGTGGCGAAGTATCCCGATAGAAAATCGGCGGTCATGCCAGCCCTCTGGATCGCGCAGGAGAAGTTCGGATGGCTCTCCCTTGAAGCGATTAAACTGGTGGCTACTACAATTGACATTCCCTATGCCCATGTATATGGAGTAGCTTCATTCTACACCATGTATTTCAAAAAGCCGGTTCCCAAACATCTGATAGAGGTTTGTACCTGTTTTTCCTGCCATGAAGTAGGAGGCCCTGAAATGCTGAGCTATGTGAAAGAGAAAATTGGAGCAGATGAAAAAGGCTTTGGCAAAGACGGGAAAATTTGGGCAAGAGCAGCTGAATGTCTGGGGGCTTGTGATACTGCGCCTATGTGCCAGGTAAGCAATAAGCACTATCGCCATCACCTCACTAAGGAAAAAGTTGATACATTAATTGCTCAACTTGAAAAAGACGAAAATCTTAGCTACGAAAAAATACCGTTAAACGATCAATCTATACTAGATTAA
- a CDS encoding menaquinone biosynthesis protein, giving the protein MIDIALVSYINTRPFMDGFEACIKDREIRFHLLPPVDCATHLHQGKCQMALLPVGALAQFKNISIMPNYCIGADGEVASVFLFSQKPLEELDTIYLDRHSRSSNGLLQILMKHHWKKEVKYHKPEFKHFDKIKGSAGGVVIGDKAIRIKDQYAYAYDLAQAWKDMTGLPFAFAVWAYLPEAFTSEQLRQLNDAMRFGVEQAPRSAAKWAPEYKLDPEFAHKYLSHYIDFQFDAGKHKALDLYYQLLLDLPQPELQLV; this is encoded by the coding sequence ATGATAGATATTGCATTGGTTTCTTATATTAATACTCGTCCCTTTATGGATGGCTTTGAAGCCTGTATAAAGGATCGTGAGATACGTTTTCATTTACTTCCCCCGGTAGATTGCGCCACACATCTGCATCAGGGCAAATGCCAAATGGCTTTGCTTCCGGTAGGTGCTCTGGCTCAATTCAAAAATATATCCATCATGCCCAACTATTGTATAGGTGCAGATGGAGAAGTTGCTTCCGTATTTCTTTTCTCTCAGAAACCTTTGGAGGAATTGGATACGATTTACCTTGACAGACATTCCCGTAGTTCCAATGGGCTTTTGCAAATCTTGATGAAGCATCATTGGAAGAAAGAGGTCAAGTATCATAAGCCTGAATTCAAGCACTTTGATAAAATCAAAGGAAGTGCCGGTGGTGTAGTGATTGGAGACAAAGCTATTCGGATCAAAGATCAATATGCCTATGCCTATGATTTGGCTCAGGCCTGGAAAGACATGACGGGCCTGCCCTTTGCCTTTGCTGTTTGGGCCTATCTGCCAGAAGCTTTTACTTCAGAGCAACTTCGTCAATTGAATGATGCCATGCGTTTTGGAGTGGAACAAGCTCCCAGGAGTGCAGCCAAATGGGCTCCTGAATATAAATTGGATCCTGAATTTGCGCATAAGTATCTCTCGCACTACATCGATTTTCAATTCGATGCTGGCAAGCACAAGGCTTTGGATTTGTACTACCAGTTATTGTTGGATTTGCCTCAGCCGGAATTGCAGTTAGTGTAA
- the carA gene encoding glutamine-hydrolyzing carbamoyl-phosphate synthase small subunit: protein MKYIQKTPAYLLLEDGLFFEGTAIGKIGTTTGEMCFNTSMTGYQEVFTDPSYYGQILIETHTHIGNYGVHGSEYESNSAKISGLIVRNFSQIFSRNDAVESLHSFLNHNNIVGIGNIDTRLLVTHIRDKGAMNAIISSEVSDRKELTKLLKKCPPMEGLELSSKVSTVQPYFHGSPSAKYRVAVLDVGIKTNILDHLAARDCYLKVFPANADFEELTSFDPHGFFISNGPGDPAAMPYAVDTVKKILDADLPLFGICLGHQIISLACGVSTYKMHNGHRGANHPVKNLITGKCEITSQNHGFCVDAKEIENSPLLVITHKNLNDGTIEGVRVRNKKAFSVQFHPEASPGPHDSHYLFDEFIELIESDRVQTLA from the coding sequence ATGAAGTATATCCAAAAAACACCAGCCTATCTCTTATTAGAAGATGGGCTTTTTTTTGAAGGAACAGCCATCGGCAAAATTGGAACCACCACAGGAGAGATGTGTTTCAATACCAGTATGACAGGATACCAGGAGGTCTTTACAGATCCTTCTTATTATGGTCAAATCCTTATTGAAACTCATACCCATATTGGTAACTATGGCGTTCATGGATCTGAGTATGAAAGTAACTCAGCCAAAATTTCCGGTCTGATCGTGAGAAATTTTTCTCAAATTTTCTCCAGAAATGATGCAGTAGAATCTCTGCACTCTTTCCTGAATCATAATAATATTGTCGGCATCGGAAATATTGATACCCGTTTGCTGGTAACTCATATTCGGGATAAGGGAGCTATGAATGCCATCATTTCCTCAGAAGTTTCAGACCGCAAAGAGTTGACAAAACTTCTCAAAAAATGTCCTCCCATGGAAGGTCTGGAACTGTCTTCGAAAGTAAGTACCGTTCAGCCCTACTTCCACGGAAGTCCCTCAGCCAAGTATAGAGTAGCTGTTTTGGACGTTGGGATCAAAACAAATATTCTTGACCACCTGGCAGCCAGAGACTGTTACCTCAAAGTCTTTCCTGCAAATGCCGATTTTGAGGAGCTGACCAGCTTTGATCCTCACGGATTCTTTATCTCGAACGGGCCTGGTGATCCTGCAGCTATGCCTTATGCTGTAGATACGGTAAAAAAGATCCTCGATGCAGATCTGCCCCTCTTTGGGATTTGTTTGGGACATCAGATCATTTCCCTCGCATGTGGGGTGAGTACCTATAAAATGCACAATGGGCATAGAGGTGCCAATCATCCGGTCAAAAACCTGATTACGGGTAAATGTGAAATTACCTCTCAAAATCATGGATTTTGTGTAGATGCAAAAGAGATTGAGAATTCACCTCTTCTGGTAATTACCCATAAAAACCTGAATGATGGTACCATAGAAGGTGTCCGAGTACGGAATAAGAAAGCCTTCTCTGTGCAATTTCACCCGGAAGCTTCACCCGGACCACACGATAGCCACTATCTCTTTGACGAATTTATCGAATTGATTGAGTCAGACAGAGTACAGACACTGGCCTGA